From the Natrarchaeobaculum aegyptiacum genome, one window contains:
- a CDS encoding ATP synthase subunit B yields MKEYQTITEVSGPLVFAEVDEPVGYDEIVEIETPAGETLRGQVLESSDGLVSIQVFEGTGGIDRNASVRFLGETMKMPVTEDLLGRVLDGSGRPIDGGPEIVPDDRIDIVGEAINPYSREYPEEFIQTGVSTIDGMNTLVRGQKLPIFSASGLPHNDLALQIARQATVPEEEGGDDEDGSEFAVIFGAMGITQEEANEFMEDFERTGALERSVVFMNLADDPAVERTVTPRLALTTAEYLAFEKDYHVLVILTDITNYCEALREIGAAREEVPGRRGYPGYMYTDLAQLYERAGRIEGREGSVTQIPILTMPGDDDTHPIPDLTGYITEGQIVMDRDLNSQGIEPPINVLPSLSRLMDDGIGEGLTRADHADVSDQMYAAYAEGEDLRDLVNIVGREALSERDNKFLDFADRFEAEFAQQGYDTNRSIEETLEIGWDLLSMLPKEELNRVDEDLIEEHYREDAAEEAAVQAD; encoded by the coding sequence ATGAAAGAGTACCAAACCATCACGGAAGTCAGCGGCCCGCTGGTGTTCGCCGAGGTCGACGAACCCGTCGGATACGACGAGATCGTCGAGATCGAGACGCCGGCCGGCGAGACCCTGCGCGGGCAGGTGCTCGAGTCGAGCGACGGGCTCGTCTCGATCCAGGTCTTCGAGGGGACGGGCGGTATCGACCGCAACGCCTCCGTTCGGTTCCTGGGCGAGACGATGAAGATGCCGGTCACCGAGGACCTGCTCGGGCGCGTGCTCGACGGCTCCGGCCGACCGATCGACGGCGGACCGGAGATCGTCCCCGACGACCGCATCGACATCGTCGGCGAAGCGATCAACCCCTACTCGCGAGAGTACCCCGAGGAGTTCATCCAGACTGGCGTGAGTACCATCGACGGCATGAACACGCTGGTTCGCGGTCAGAAGCTGCCGATCTTCTCGGCGTCGGGACTTCCCCACAACGATCTCGCTCTGCAGATCGCCCGTCAGGCGACGGTGCCGGAAGAAGAAGGCGGCGACGACGAGGACGGCTCTGAGTTCGCAGTCATCTTCGGTGCGATGGGGATCACGCAGGAAGAGGCAAACGAGTTCATGGAGGACTTCGAACGGACGGGCGCACTCGAGCGCTCGGTCGTCTTCATGAACCTCGCGGACGACCCCGCAGTCGAGCGGACGGTCACGCCGCGACTCGCCCTGACCACCGCGGAGTACCTCGCCTTCGAGAAGGATTACCACGTGCTGGTCATCCTGACCGACATCACGAACTACTGTGAGGCACTGCGTGAGATCGGTGCTGCACGTGAGGAGGTTCCGGGTCGGCGTGGCTACCCCGGATACATGTACACCGACCTGGCCCAGCTCTACGAGCGGGCGGGTCGTATCGAGGGCCGTGAGGGCTCTGTCACTCAGATTCCGATCCTCACGATGCCCGGTGACGACGACACCCACCCGATCCCCGACCTGACGGGGTACATCACGGAAGGCCAGATCGTGATGGACCGCGACCTGAACAGTCAGGGGATCGAGCCGCCGATCAACGTCTTGCCGAGCCTCTCGCGGCTCATGGACGACGGGATCGGCGAGGGCCTGACCCGTGCAGACCACGCGGACGTCTCCGACCAGATGTACGCCGCGTATGCAGAGGGTGAGGACCTGCGCGACCTCGTGAACATCGTCGGCCGCGAAGCGCTCAGCGAGCGGGACAACAAGTTCCTCGACTTCGCCGACCGCTTCGAGGCCGAGTTCGCCCAGCAGGGGTACGACACCAACCGATCGATCGAGGAAACCCTCGAGATCGGCTGGGACCTGCTCAGCATGCTCCCCAAGGAGGAACTCAACCGCGTCGACGAGGACCTCATCGAGGAGCACTACCGCGAAGACGCCGCCGAGGAAGCGGCCGTTCAGGCCGACTGA
- a CDS encoding long-chain-fatty-acid--CoA ligase produces MHKPLLVTDFLDRARRHYADEEAVVATTGERFTYAELGERADRFSAALEQRGIEKGDRVAVLDPNTHYHLEAAYGIMQLGAIHAPLNYRLTPDDYVYLLNDAGVKAIYADYEYADKIEEVRDEVPTETFITNDPDAVSGDWEDFEEVLADSDPDAYERPEMSEDEIITINYTSGTTGDPKGVCRTHRTEALHAQLVTIHHEISDDDVYLWTLPMFHVNGWGHIYAITGMGAKHVCTRGVDVEQIYGAINEEDVSFLCCAPTVLSMLGDYRDENDVSTTGDNPMRVTAAGAAPPEAVIQMVEEDFGWHFRQLYGATETGPLISTSATRRLIDEDSQDRFSLKKRQGISPLATEVDVVDEEGNSVPWDDETIGEIVVRGNQVMDSYWEKPDETEEAFSGRRDGWYHTGDLAVVNEVGMVSIQDRDKDIIISGGENISSIELEDTLFEHEAVSEVAVIPAPSEEWGETPKAFIVPQNGDPDEPGVTVDELVEFSRENLANYKTVRRIEFVDELPTTATGKVQKFELREEEWEDEDQMVGQG; encoded by the coding sequence ATGCACAAACCACTGCTCGTGACCGACTTTCTCGACCGGGCGCGACGGCACTACGCCGACGAGGAGGCGGTCGTTGCAACGACCGGGGAACGGTTTACCTACGCTGAACTTGGCGAGCGTGCCGATCGATTCTCGGCCGCCCTCGAGCAGCGAGGTATCGAGAAGGGCGACCGGGTCGCGGTGCTCGATCCGAACACTCACTACCACCTCGAGGCAGCCTACGGGATCATGCAGCTGGGGGCGATTCACGCGCCGCTTAACTATCGGCTAACCCCCGACGACTACGTCTATCTGCTCAACGATGCCGGCGTGAAGGCGATCTACGCAGACTACGAGTATGCAGACAAGATCGAGGAAGTTCGTGATGAGGTCCCAACCGAGACGTTCATCACGAACGATCCCGACGCCGTTTCCGGCGACTGGGAAGATTTCGAGGAGGTGCTGGCCGACAGCGACCCCGACGCGTACGAGCGCCCCGAGATGAGCGAAGACGAGATCATCACGATCAATTACACCTCGGGGACGACGGGTGACCCGAAAGGCGTCTGTCGAACGCACCGAACCGAGGCGCTCCACGCTCAACTCGTGACGATCCACCACGAGATCAGCGACGACGACGTCTACCTCTGGACGTTGCCGATGTTCCACGTCAACGGCTGGGGCCACATCTACGCGATCACCGGTATGGGTGCCAAACACGTCTGTACCCGCGGTGTCGACGTCGAGCAGATTTACGGGGCGATCAACGAGGAAGACGTCTCGTTCCTCTGCTGTGCGCCGACAGTCCTCAGCATGCTCGGTGATTACCGCGACGAAAACGACGTCTCCACGACGGGCGACAACCCGATGCGCGTCACTGCCGCGGGTGCCGCCCCGCCGGAAGCCGTCATCCAGATGGTCGAGGAGGACTTCGGCTGGCACTTCCGCCAGCTCTACGGCGCGACCGAAACCGGTCCACTCATCAGCACTTCGGCGACCCGTCGCCTGATCGACGAGGATAGTCAGGACCGGTTCTCGCTCAAGAAACGCCAGGGCATCTCGCCGCTGGCAACCGAGGTCGACGTCGTCGACGAGGAGGGCAACTCCGTTCCGTGGGACGACGAGACGATCGGCGAAATCGTCGTCCGCGGCAACCAGGTCATGGACAGCTACTGGGAGAAACCCGACGAAACCGAGGAGGCCTTCAGCGGCCGCCGCGACGGCTGGTACCACACCGGTGACCTCGCCGTCGTCAACGAGGTCGGCATGGTCTCCATCCAGGACCGCGATAAGGACATCATCATCTCCGGCGGGGAGAACATCTCGAGCATCGAACTCGAGGACACGCTGTTCGAGCACGAGGCGGTCTCGGAGGTGGCGGTCATTCCGGCCCCGAGCGAGGAGTGGGGGGAGACGCCGAAGGCCTTCATCGTGCCCCAGAACGGTGATCCGGACGAGCCGGGCGTGACGGTCGACGAACTCGTCGAGTTCTCCCGAGAGAACCTCGCGAACTACAAGACTGTCAGACGAATCGAGTTCGTCGACGAGTTACCGACGACGGCGACCGGCAAGGTCCAGAAGTTCGAACTCCGCGAGGAAGAGTGGGAAGACGAAGACCAGATGGTTGGGCAGGGCTGA
- a CDS encoding long-chain-fatty-acid--CoA ligase yields the protein MHKSLLVTDFLDRARRHYADEEAIVATTGERYTYEEFGDRADRFSAALQKRGIEKGDRVAVLDPNTHYHLEAAYGSMQLGAIHTPLNYRLTSDDFAYILEDAGVDAIYADYEYAGKIEAVRDDVPTETFITNDVDEVDGDWEAFDDVLEEAGTEYERPEMAEDDIITINYTSGTTGDPKGVCRTHRAETIHAYSTSVHQEISDDDVYLWTLPMFHVNGWGHIYAITGMGAKHVCTRGVDAAGIFEAVRTEDVSYMCGAPTVLNMLIDYYEENDPETTGTNDVRIATAGSAPPEATIRTVEDEFGWYLKHVYGATETGPLITTSDARRHFDDDSRDRFAIKKRQGLSFLGTEVRVVDEDGNDVPRDNSTIGEIVVRGNSVMEKYWNKPEETEEAFSDRIEGYYHMGDLAVVDENGMISIQDRKKDIIISGGENISSIELEDTLFEHEAVSEVAVIPAPSEEWGETPKAFIVPQNGDPDDPGVTVDELVDFTRDNLASYKAVKRVEFVDELPTTATGKVQKYELREEEWEDEDQMVGQG from the coding sequence ATGCACAAGTCACTGCTCGTGACCGACTTTCTCGACCGGGCGCGGAGACACTACGCCGACGAGGAAGCGATCGTCGCGACGACCGGTGAACGATACACGTACGAAGAGTTCGGTGACCGAGCCGACCGTTTCTCTGCAGCGTTACAGAAGCGTGGTATCGAGAAGGGCGACCGGGTCGCGGTGCTCGATCCGAACACCCACTACCACCTCGAGGCGGCGTACGGATCGATGCAACTCGGGGCGATTCACACGCCGCTGAACTATCGGTTGACGTCGGACGACTTCGCGTACATTCTCGAGGATGCGGGGGTCGATGCGATTTACGCCGATTACGAGTACGCCGGGAAGATCGAAGCGGTTCGCGACGACGTGCCGACGGAGACGTTCATCACGAACGACGTCGACGAGGTCGACGGTGACTGGGAGGCGTTCGACGACGTGCTCGAGGAGGCGGGTACGGAGTACGAGCGCCCGGAGATGGCCGAAGACGACATTATTACGATCAACTACACCTCGGGGACGACGGGTGACCCGAAAGGCGTCTGTCGAACGCACCGCGCCGAGACGATCCACGCCTACAGCACGAGCGTCCATCAGGAGATCAGCGACGACGACGTCTACCTCTGGACGTTGCCGATGTTCCACGTCAACGGCTGGGGCCACATCTACGCGATCACCGGCATGGGGGCCAAGCACGTCTGCACTCGCGGCGTCGACGCCGCTGGCATCTTCGAGGCGGTCCGAACCGAGGACGTCTCGTACATGTGTGGCGCTCCCACGGTGTTGAACATGCTGATCGACTACTACGAGGAGAACGACCCCGAGACCACCGGCACGAACGACGTTCGGATCGCGACTGCAGGAAGCGCGCCGCCGGAAGCGACCATCCGAACGGTCGAAGACGAGTTCGGGTGGTACCTCAAACACGTCTACGGTGCGACCGAGACTGGCCCGCTCATTACGACCTCAGACGCCCGTCGGCACTTCGACGACGACAGTCGCGACCGGTTCGCGATCAAGAAACGACAGGGGCTCTCGTTCCTCGGCACCGAGGTCCGCGTCGTCGACGAGGACGGCAACGACGTCCCGCGGGACAACTCGACGATCGGCGAGATCGTCGTCCGCGGCAACTCGGTCATGGAGAAGTACTGGAACAAACCGGAAGAGACCGAGGAGGCCTTCTCCGACCGGATCGAGGGCTACTACCACATGGGAGACCTCGCCGTCGTCGACGAGAACGGCATGATCTCCATTCAGGACCGCAAGAAAGACATCATCATTTCCGGCGGCGAGAACATCTCGAGCATCGAACTCGAGGACACGCTGTTCGAGCACGAGGCGGTCTCGGAGGTGGCGGTCATTCCGGCCCCGAGCGAGGAGTGGGGGGAGACGCCGAAGGCCTTCATCGTGCCCCAGAACGGCGATCCGGACGATCCGGGCGTGACGGTCGACGAACTCGTCGACTTCACCCGCGACAACCTCGCGAGCTACAAGGCGGTCAAGCGCGTCGAGTTCGTCGACGAGTTGCCGACGACGGCGACCGGCAAGGTCCAGAAGTACGAACTCCGCGAGGAAGAGTGGGAAGACGAAGACCAGATGGTCGGCCAGGGCTAG
- a CDS encoding PH domain-containing protein encodes MAPTVHPLPDTLESPDVGVVAAVGAYVAVCFVAVAISVSLALGGSVATTVGIVSTVATVGVVVGSILARRIDGPAARLGRRRRSLALLFVPPLGLGVGTAVVVAVPAIETIAAVGTGFGAVASGVAALSFAAMARTRYARAVTPDEPVATIPWLDPVHARASVGLGIASIVLAVGTFIGGGLAGTEIGPWLIQASGSVALVAMIVGVVLVLSGLAARSEATGEKSLLEKVRPREPGKKVYGSRYSATPGSDSNWGTPTLEVYETGLVAPGPIGQQFVAWDDVTDVRLESTQLVIDRHGHRSLRCSRSVLDDPDETASTLERFVIASEKESPLERQCPDYET; translated from the coding sequence GTGGCACCGACGGTCCATCCCCTCCCGGACACGCTCGAATCCCCCGACGTCGGCGTCGTCGCTGCCGTCGGCGCGTACGTCGCCGTCTGTTTCGTGGCGGTCGCGATCAGCGTCAGCCTCGCGCTCGGCGGGTCGGTCGCGACCACCGTGGGCATCGTTTCGACGGTAGCGACGGTCGGCGTCGTCGTCGGTTCCATCCTCGCACGTCGCATCGACGGGCCCGCGGCCAGACTCGGGCGTCGACGCCGATCACTGGCACTCCTCTTTGTCCCACCGCTGGGCCTCGGCGTCGGCACTGCCGTCGTAGTCGCAGTTCCTGCCATCGAGACGATCGCGGCCGTCGGAACGGGGTTCGGCGCGGTCGCGAGCGGCGTCGCGGCACTCTCGTTCGCCGCGATGGCTCGAACGCGCTACGCTCGAGCCGTCACCCCCGACGAGCCGGTGGCGACGATTCCGTGGCTCGATCCAGTACACGCTCGCGCATCCGTCGGGCTTGGAATCGCGTCGATCGTCCTCGCCGTGGGGACGTTCATCGGTGGTGGCCTCGCAGGGACCGAAATCGGGCCGTGGTTGATTCAGGCGTCCGGAAGCGTCGCACTCGTCGCGATGATCGTCGGCGTCGTCCTCGTCTTATCCGGCCTCGCCGCTCGATCAGAAGCCACCGGTGAGAAGTCGCTGCTCGAGAAAGTTCGCCCGCGAGAGCCCGGGAAAAAGGTGTACGGCTCGCGGTACTCGGCCACCCCCGGATCCGACAGCAACTGGGGAACACCGACCCTCGAGGTGTACGAAACCGGCCTCGTCGCACCAGGGCCGATCGGACAGCAGTTCGTCGCCTGGGACGACGTCACCGACGTCCGACTCGAGTCGACGCAACTCGTCATCGACCGGCACGGCCACCGCTCGCTACGCTGTTCGAGGTCGGTCCTCGACGACCCCGACGAAACGGCATCGACGCTCGAGCGCTTCGTGATCGCTTCCGAAAAGGAGTCGCCACTCGAGAGGCAGTGCCCCGACTACGAGACCTGA
- a CDS encoding V-type ATP synthase subunit D, whose amino-acid sequence MAKDVKPTRKNLMEIEDRIELSERGHGTLEKKRDGLIMEFMDILDKAQDVRGDLADDYEQAQKKINMARAMEGDVAVRGAAAALQEHPEITTESKNIMGVVVPQIESSRVSKSLDERGYGIMGTSARIDEAAEAYEDLLESIILAAEVETAMKKMLREIETTKRRVNALEFKLLPELYENQEYIEQKLEEQEREETFRLKKIKEKKEAEEKAEREAADADDEVGSADEPAAAAGAVTQD is encoded by the coding sequence ATGGCCAAGGACGTCAAGCCCACCCGCAAGAACCTCATGGAGATCGAGGATCGGATCGAACTCTCCGAGCGGGGGCACGGGACCTTAGAAAAGAAACGGGACGGGCTGATCATGGAGTTCATGGACATCCTGGACAAGGCCCAGGACGTCCGTGGCGACCTCGCCGACGATTACGAGCAAGCCCAGAAGAAGATCAACATGGCTCGCGCCATGGAAGGTGACGTCGCCGTTCGCGGTGCCGCGGCGGCCCTGCAGGAACATCCCGAGATCACCACCGAGTCGAAAAATATCATGGGCGTCGTCGTCCCACAGATCGAATCCTCGCGCGTCTCGAAGAGCCTGGACGAGCGTGGCTACGGGATTATGGGCACCTCCGCTCGTATCGACGAAGCCGCAGAGGCCTACGAGGACCTCCTCGAGAGCATTATCCTCGCCGCCGAGGTCGAGACGGCGATGAAGAAGATGCTGCGCGAAATCGAGACTACCAAGCGCCGCGTCAACGCCCTCGAGTTCAAACTCCTGCCGGAACTCTACGAGAACCAGGAGTACATCGAGCAGAAACTCGAAGAACAGGAACGCGAGGAGACCTTCCGCCTGAAGAAGATCAAAGAGAAGAAAGAAGCCGAGGAGAAAGCAGAACGCGAAGCTGCAGACGCCGACGACGAGGTCGGGAGCGCCGACGAACCGGCCGCCGCAGCGGGTGCGGTAACTCAGGACTGA
- a CDS encoding DUF6276 family protein, protein MATSCPECGTAASPIVFSVPSAARLHLEADTAAFCPHCLHLRCSRDGAREAFADAVEDDAEPDFSRVSDGFPDHDEAAIPLALALGLCSSLATNRQAIDALLREVERAGTDPLLAIDRLLADPDVEPAIDLERRAHQLEQLLY, encoded by the coding sequence ATGGCCACTTCGTGTCCAGAATGCGGAACCGCCGCATCACCGATCGTCTTTTCGGTCCCGTCAGCCGCCCGTCTACATCTCGAGGCCGACACTGCCGCGTTCTGCCCTCACTGTCTGCACCTCAGGTGCTCGCGTGACGGCGCTCGCGAAGCGTTCGCGGACGCTGTCGAAGACGACGCAGAACCTGATTTCTCCCGCGTTAGCGACGGCTTTCCCGATCACGACGAGGCGGCGATTCCCCTCGCACTCGCACTCGGGCTCTGTTCGTCGCTCGCGACGAACCGGCAGGCGATCGACGCTCTCCTTCGGGAGGTCGAACGCGCCGGCACGGACCCCTTGCTCGCGATCGACCGGCTCCTCGCAGATCCGGACGTCGAGCCGGCGATCGACCTCGAGCGGCGGGCTCACCAGCTCGAGCAGTTGCTGTACTGA
- a CDS encoding transposase, which yields MVETTEAKQVCRAASTVVYPALDFGIKPCGSYTREDFEKLLSRVAFEQEFANTAGKTCQLDDGEPVDVTSTARNGLAKSFLYHLRNMEADAIDGQFDGVRDDLFEIIRKRRLLPEYVDVAIDLHEWRFYGDADTDYVLITYPDQGTNRTYCFATICIVAPGTRFTLDVLALEANGFREKREAVRSLLETAREHVSISHVYLDRGFYQVHVVAELEQHDVDYIVRARPSKGMKARLSAGAETVVDDYLMQRKRKPTASVAVTVFAVPHRSSEDEHVWFVTNLDLEPEAARAYAAAFRRRWGIETSYRQIGDFLPRTSSPTFSVRLFYFLFAVALYNLWVLANVLVTEGTIPGNPPISTKIFREFVLVTDYG from the coding sequence ATGGTCGAAACGACCGAAGCAAAACAGGTCTGTCGCGCCGCTTCTACCGTCGTGTATCCAGCGCTCGACTTTGGCATCAAGCCCTGTGGGAGCTACACGAGAGAGGACTTCGAGAAGCTCCTCTCTCGTGTCGCCTTCGAACAGGAATTTGCCAACACAGCTGGGAAAACGTGCCAACTCGATGACGGCGAGCCCGTCGACGTCACGTCGACGGCTCGCAACGGACTCGCAAAATCGTTCCTCTACCACCTCCGGAACATGGAGGCGGACGCCATCGACGGCCAGTTCGATGGCGTCCGCGACGACCTCTTCGAGATCATCCGGAAACGACGGCTGTTACCCGAGTATGTCGATGTTGCGATCGATCTCCACGAGTGGCGGTTTTACGGCGATGCAGACACTGACTACGTCTTGATTACCTATCCCGACCAGGGGACCAATCGAACGTACTGTTTTGCGACCATCTGTATCGTCGCACCGGGAACACGATTTACACTCGACGTGCTGGCGCTGGAGGCGAACGGCTTTCGCGAAAAGCGCGAAGCCGTTCGCTCGCTGCTCGAAACCGCACGAGAGCACGTCTCGATCAGCCACGTCTACCTCGACAGAGGGTTCTACCAGGTCCACGTCGTTGCGGAACTCGAGCAGCACGATGTCGACTATATCGTCCGTGCACGTCCGAGTAAGGGGATGAAAGCCCGTCTCAGCGCCGGCGCTGAGACGGTTGTCGACGACTATCTCATGCAGCGAAAACGTAAGCCGACCGCTTCGGTTGCAGTGACTGTGTTTGCTGTGCCCCATCGGTCAAGCGAAGACGAGCACGTCTGGTTCGTTACGAATCTCGATCTTGAACCTGAGGCAGCGAGAGCGTACGCGGCGGCGTTCCGCCGCCGCTGGGGAATTGAAACCTCCTATCGCCAAATCGGAGACTTTCTCCCGAGAACGTCGTCGCCGACGTTCTCGGTGCGACTGTTCTACTTTCTGTTCGCAGTTGCGCTGTACAATCTCTGGGTTCTGGCGAACGTTCTCGTCACAGAGGGAACGATTCCTGGGAACCCACCGATCTCGACGAAGATTTTCCGTGAATTCGTGCTCGTGACTGACTACGGCTAG
- a CDS encoding DUF5811 family protein, with translation MNGNTPYAGLPGQTNAGQRTAADVPTLSATQKRLLHRDVSRIANRTREFLPDEYVVDADVSTGISGPRVTVAVRPPVGHAVSAGFTPNVDDVADGESDGTELISDDERTEVARGLAASAALQMKQALGDGIRPTGK, from the coding sequence ATGAATGGAAATACGCCGTACGCCGGACTTCCCGGGCAGACGAACGCGGGTCAGCGAACCGCGGCGGACGTTCCAACCCTCTCTGCGACCCAGAAACGACTGCTTCACCGCGACGTCTCCCGGATCGCCAACCGCACCCGGGAGTTCCTGCCCGACGAGTACGTCGTCGACGCCGACGTCTCGACCGGCATCTCCGGGCCACGGGTCACCGTCGCCGTCCGGCCGCCGGTCGGACACGCGGTCAGCGCCGGCTTCACGCCGAACGTCGACGACGTGGCCGACGGCGAAAGCGACGGCACCGAACTGATCAGCGACGACGAACGCACCGAAGTCGCCCGCGGACTCGCCGCCAGCGCTGCCCTCCAGATGAAACAGGCTCTCGGCGACGGGATCAGGCCAACTGGAAAGTAA
- a CDS encoding PAS domain-containing sensor histidine kinase, with the protein MRDQGRGSSTPFSSTVDDADPQALSQCLAALNAVDDGIYQLDEESRFVAVNDAVVETTGYARDDLLGEHVSVLLTESDADRLEREIDRRRETDTDPETTNTLSIETASGDCVHANVGFSLLEKDGAFEGSVGVARWVEDPDRVQSSGSFPTAWEDPGPISTVIDQADAGMFVLDETFDVVWIDETIEEYFGIDRAEVVGRDKRMLVEESISERFADPESFAETVLATYDDNTYVEQFECQLTAGPDRAERWLEHRSKPIEAGRYAGGRVELYYDITARKEQERELRREYELTDKLLETSPVGIAVIDADGSTLRANERMTELLDLSDGERPYVADKRDLYDADGNRLPVDERPVSRVFETGDPVVDQEVLLKRSDGRHRWLSINARAITDEDGTPEQVVETATDVTELKQLLERRKRDLREREKELEAVQLSTNLLEGDDRPVSQLVQEFADSLPQFFLEPAETAVQVTVGETVAKTAAFESRDRQITARQRTVNGTPIAIEVASLAADERLETGTFLEEEQRLIETLATLLKFHFDRREYIDDLKESNERLEQFAYAASHDLQEPLRMVSSYLQLIESRYADDLDEDGREFLAYAVDGADRMREMIDGLLEYSRIETQGDPFEPVDLETVLEDVQQSLEVSIAEHDAEITADSLPVVVGDERQLHRVFQNLLENAITYSGDEPPRVHVSAERRDAPRASKRRDEAAENAGPDAVISVRDEGIGIAEVDQERIFEVFQRLHGHDEHAGIGIGLAMCRRIVERHGGRMWVESEPGEGTTVSFTVPLAAADDR; encoded by the coding sequence ATGCGTGATCAGGGGCGGGGCTCGAGTACGCCGTTTTCGAGCACCGTCGACGATGCAGACCCCCAGGCGCTGTCGCAGTGTCTGGCGGCGCTGAACGCGGTCGACGACGGGATCTACCAGCTCGACGAGGAGAGTCGATTCGTGGCCGTCAACGACGCCGTCGTCGAGACGACGGGGTACGCTCGAGACGACCTGCTCGGCGAGCACGTGTCGGTGCTGCTGACGGAGTCGGACGCCGACCGCCTCGAGCGTGAAATCGATCGGCGTCGCGAGACCGACACCGACCCAGAGACGACGAACACGCTTTCGATCGAAACCGCGAGCGGCGACTGCGTCCACGCGAACGTTGGGTTCAGCCTGCTCGAGAAAGACGGCGCGTTCGAGGGAAGCGTCGGCGTCGCCCGGTGGGTCGAAGACCCGGACCGCGTCCAGTCGTCAGGGAGCTTCCCGACGGCGTGGGAGGACCCGGGGCCGATCTCGACCGTCATCGACCAGGCCGATGCCGGAATGTTCGTCCTCGACGAGACGTTCGACGTGGTCTGGATCGACGAGACCATCGAGGAGTACTTCGGTATCGATCGGGCCGAGGTGGTCGGGCGGGACAAGCGAATGCTCGTCGAGGAGTCGATCAGCGAGCGATTCGCCGACCCCGAGTCGTTCGCCGAGACGGTACTCGCCACCTACGACGACAACACGTACGTCGAACAGTTCGAGTGTCAGCTCACGGCCGGCCCCGACCGGGCCGAACGGTGGCTCGAGCACCGCAGCAAGCCGATCGAAGCCGGCAGGTACGCCGGTGGACGTGTCGAACTCTACTACGACATCACCGCGCGCAAAGAACAGGAGCGCGAACTCCGGCGCGAATACGAACTCACCGACAAACTCCTCGAGACGAGTCCCGTCGGCATCGCCGTCATCGACGCCGACGGCTCGACCCTTCGTGCGAACGAACGGATGACGGAGCTTCTCGATCTCTCCGACGGTGAACGGCCCTACGTCGCGGACAAACGGGATCTGTACGATGCCGATGGCAATCGGCTGCCGGTCGACGAACGGCCCGTGTCCCGGGTCTTCGAGACCGGCGACCCCGTGGTCGACCAGGAAGTGCTGCTGAAACGGTCGGACGGACGCCACAGGTGGCTCTCGATCAACGCGCGGGCGATCACCGACGAGGACGGGACGCCCGAGCAGGTCGTCGAGACGGCGACAGACGTCACCGAACTCAAGCAACTGTTAGAGCGACGCAAACGAGACCTCAGGGAGCGAGAGAAGGAACTCGAGGCCGTCCAGCTGTCGACGAACTTACTCGAGGGAGACGATCGGCCGGTGTCCCAGCTCGTCCAGGAATTTGCAGACTCCCTTCCACAGTTTTTCCTCGAGCCAGCGGAGACCGCGGTTCAGGTGACAGTCGGCGAGACCGTCGCGAAGACCGCAGCGTTCGAGTCGCGTGACCGACAGATCACTGCCCGCCAGCGCACGGTCAACGGGACTCCGATCGCCATCGAGGTCGCTTCTCTGGCGGCTGACGAGCGTCTGGAGACGGGGACGTTCCTCGAGGAAGAACAGCGATTGATCGAGACGCTCGCGACGCTGCTGAAGTTCCACTTCGACCGACGGGAGTACATCGACGACCTGAAAGAATCGAACGAACGCCTCGAGCAGTTCGCCTACGCAGCCTCACACGACCTCCAGGAGCCGTTACGGATGGTCTCGAGTTACCTGCAGCTTATCGAGAGCCGATACGCCGACGACCTCGACGAGGACGGGCGAGAGTTCCTCGCCTACGCCGTCGACGGCGCCGACCGAATGCGTGAGATGATCGACGGATTGCTCGAGTACTCCCGAATCGAGACCCAAGGCGACCCGTTCGAACCGGTCGACCTCGAGACGGTACTCGAGGACGTACAGCAGAGTCTCGAGGTTTCGATCGCCGAACACGACGCCGAGATCACCGCCGACTCGTTACCGGTCGTCGTCGGCGACGAACGACAGCTCCATCGCGTCTTTCAGAACCTGCTCGAAAACGCCATCACTTACAGCGGGGACGAACCGCCACGCGTCCACGTCAGTGCCGAGCGACGCGACGCGCCACGCGCCTCGAAACGACGCGATGAGGCCGCCGAGAACGCTGGACCTGACGCGGTCATCTCGGTACGCGACGAAGGAATCGGAATCGCCGAGGTCGATCAGGAACGGATTTTCGAGGTATTCCAGCGGTTACACGGGCACGACGAGCACGCCGGAATCGGCATCGGGCTGGCGATGTGCCGACGGATCGTCGAGCGCCACGGCGGCAGGATGTGGGTCGAATCCGAACCAGGTGAGGGAACGACGGTCTCGTTCACAGTGCCGCTCGCTGCAGCCGACGACCGGTGA